A genomic window from Winogradskyella sp. J14-2 includes:
- a CDS encoding porin family protein, translating to MKKFLLASLLVGLTTICMAQEVRYGVRGALNVSNLDFDPDATFENKHRNGFAFAGFVEYGFSEELALHTELQWSAEGGKDEDLRADYIQMPILLKLSTSDRLSFMSGPQVALKTWQNNDGFSTFAFSGVIGAEYMITDELFVDARFSYGLTNILDEDNLPNLEAKNHVMQFGFGIKI from the coding sequence ATGAAAAAATTTTTACTTGCCTCATTATTAGTAGGCCTTACAACAATTTGTATGGCTCAAGAAGTGCGCTATGGTGTAAGGGGTGCACTAAATGTGTCTAATCTAGATTTTGATCCAGATGCAACTTTTGAAAATAAACACAGAAATGGCTTTGCCTTTGCAGGTTTTGTTGAGTACGGCTTTTCTGAAGAGTTAGCTTTGCATACAGAGTTGCAGTGGTCTGCAGAAGGTGGAAAAGATGAAGATCTAAGAGCCGATTATATACAAATGCCAATTTTATTAAAATTGTCTACCTCTGATAGATTGTCTTTTATGTCAGGACCACAAGTAGCGTTAAAAACATGGCAAAACAATGATGGTTTTTCAACATTTGCTTTTTCTGGAGTTATTGGTGCAGAATATATGATAACTGATGAGTTATTTGTTGATGCAAGATTTTCTTATGGATTAACAAACATCTTAGATGAAGATAATCTACCCAATCTAGAAGCTAAAAACCATGTAATGCAATTTGGTTTTGGGATAAAGATTTAA